In a single window of the Tachyglossus aculeatus isolate mTacAcu1 chromosome 14, mTacAcu1.pri, whole genome shotgun sequence genome:
- the UPK3A gene encoding uroplakin-3a, with translation MMHPLWAALALTCLQLCPAADIKPQIASLAFATNNPTLTTIALEKPFCMFEGAASATLPSKIYLYVMMDSVEARVAPVLDNGSHPLRTTVQQAAGGRRGPYWAAAFSAARCEDLPRLQDAGDPARAPQILDAYLFRVGGNTTCMWDPNYAGVCNPPLAKKTGYRFKYVLVNTTSNSAEDQSLWSDPIRTKRALPWSHLDTWPGRRSGSMIVITSILSSLAFVLLVGLAAAITYRILASDGSEVETRHASQVTQEAASGAPYSSASRGVAPERAEAYAGNLPC, from the exons ATGATGCATCCCCTCTGGGCTGCTCTGGCCCTCACCTGCCTGCAGCTCTGCCCAG CTGCCGACATCAAGCCTCAGATCGCCAGTTTGGCATTTGCCACCAACAACCCTACCCTCACGACGATCGCCCTGGAGAAGCCCTTCTGCATGTTCGAGGGCGCCGCCTCTGCCACGTTGCCCTCCAAGATCTACCTCTACGTCATGATGGACTCCG TGGAAGCCCGGGTGGCACCAGTGCTGGACAACGGGAGCCATCCTCTCCGGACGACGGTCCAGCAGGCCGCGGGCGGCCGCCGGGGCCCATACTGGGCCGCAGCCTTCAGCGCGGCCCGGTGCGAGGACCTCCCCCGGCTGCAGGACGCCGGGGACCCTGCCAGGGCCCCCCAGATTCTGGACGCCTACCTCTTCCGCGTCGGCGGCAACACCACCTGTATGTGGGACCCCAACTACGCCGGGGTGTGCAACCCTCCCCTGGCCAAGAAGACCGGGTACAG GTTCAAATATGTGTTGGTGAACACAACAAGCAATTCGGCTGAGGATCAGTCCCTCTGGTCGGACCCCATCAGGACAAAGCGCG CCCTGCCGTGGTCGCACTTGGACACCTGGCCAGGAAGGAGGAGCGGGAGCATGATAGTCATCACATCCATCCTGAGCTCTCTGGCGTTCGTCCTGCTGGTCGGCCTGGCCGCCGCCATCACCTACCGTATCCT GGCCTCGGACGGTTCGGAGGTGGAGACAAGACACGCGTCTCAAGTGACCCAGGAGGCGGCCTCTGGAGCCCCTTACTCATCCGCGAGTCGGGGGGTGGCACCGGAGAGGGCCGAGGCCTACGCCGGCAACCTCCCCTGCTGA